Proteins encoded within one genomic window of Prauserella marina:
- a CDS encoding flavin reductase family protein, with product MGRFTSGVTVITTVDEGRVHGMTANAFLSVSIDPPLVLISLAKESRMAALLPTTGRYGVNVLAEHQRTHSQHFAGRPVPGLAPEFQFTDEHAFLPGSMAQIGCDLVSTHEAGDHVLHIGHVTHLAHSDGEPLVFFTGAYRALYSDGDDNRAS from the coding sequence ATGGGACGTTTCACCAGTGGCGTCACCGTGATCACCACGGTCGACGAAGGTCGCGTCCACGGGATGACCGCCAACGCGTTCCTCTCCGTGTCGATCGACCCGCCGCTCGTGCTGATCTCGCTGGCAAAAGAGTCACGGATGGCGGCACTATTGCCGACCACCGGCCGCTACGGTGTCAACGTGCTTGCCGAACACCAGCGGACGCACTCCCAGCACTTCGCGGGTAGACCCGTGCCGGGGCTCGCGCCCGAGTTCCAGTTCACCGACGAACACGCGTTCCTTCCCGGATCGATGGCCCAGATCGGCTGCGACCTCGTCAGCACTCACGAAGCGGGCGACCACGTGCTCCATATCGGCCACGTGACGCATCTCGCCCACTCCGACGGCGAGCCGCTCGTGTTCTTCACCGGCGCTTACCGGGCCCTGTACTCCGACGGAGACGACAACCGCGCCTCGTGA
- a CDS encoding IclR family transcriptional regulator — translation MSLDAPDGSVPAKPGVRAQTLDRALDVLEILADGQPRSSQELAVASDLHRSIVYRILRTLEDRDLVWRNAEGRYTLGLGLLVLSRTVLGDAQARMQDVLGELANSVSATAFFSVPQGSEVVALVTVEPSRHRAAIAYRPGARSPLDRGACGLAILASSPARQGERREVGVARRLGFARTVGEVHAGLTEIAAPVRLSHGTAGAVGIVFVAGDVAEDEAAVTVRGTAARLSAPAAEVWEM, via the coding sequence ATGTCACTGGATGCGCCGGACGGTTCCGTGCCCGCGAAGCCGGGGGTGCGGGCACAAACCCTGGACAGGGCACTGGATGTGCTGGAGATACTCGCCGACGGGCAGCCGCGATCGAGCCAGGAGCTGGCCGTCGCGTCCGACCTGCACCGTTCCATCGTCTACCGGATTCTGCGCACGCTGGAAGACCGCGATCTGGTGTGGCGCAATGCCGAAGGTCGCTACACGCTCGGCCTTGGTTTGCTCGTTCTGTCGAGGACGGTACTCGGCGACGCGCAGGCCCGTATGCAGGATGTATTGGGAGAACTGGCAAACAGCGTCTCGGCGACGGCGTTCTTCTCCGTTCCACAGGGCAGCGAGGTCGTCGCGCTCGTGACGGTCGAGCCGTCCCGGCACCGCGCCGCCATCGCCTACCGGCCCGGCGCCCGCTCGCCGCTCGACAGGGGCGCCTGCGGGCTGGCGATACTGGCCAGTTCGCCCGCCCGACAGGGGGAGCGCCGCGAAGTCGGGGTGGCGCGACGACTCGGATTCGCGAGAACCGTCGGCGAAGTACACGCGGGGCTCACCGAGATCGCGGCACCGGTCCGGCTGTCGCATGGAACGGCGGGCGCGGTCGGGATCGTGTTCGTCGCGGGTGATGTCGCCGAGGACGAAGCCGCTGTCACCGTGCGCGGGACGGCGGCACGGTTGAGCGCGCCCGCCGCCGAGGTCTGGGAGATGTAG
- a CDS encoding S1 family peptidase, producing MTALAGLTAFSLLQATPANAIANGDDVADGEYSFSVSLSMPEITRGDGSTYASACSAALISDQWIITAGHCFHDGDGNRVDGEPRYQVAATAGQATLSGDDGITVDVVEVVQSEEVDVAIAKLAEPVADIEPLKISESAPAEGDVVRLVGWGSSDATADLSHRPDRMQTGQFTVTGSDDQIVNFTGYLPKRDVSACPYDSGAPFFAESEDGTYELVATEIGGPDCPHAEEEIAARSDVLHDWIKEHVRLP from the coding sequence GTGACCGCACTGGCTGGGCTCACGGCTTTCTCGCTCCTACAGGCCACTCCCGCGAACGCGATCGCCAATGGCGACGATGTCGCTGACGGCGAGTACTCCTTCTCCGTTTCGCTTTCAATGCCCGAGATCACCAGAGGCGACGGCAGCACCTACGCCAGCGCGTGCTCGGCTGCCCTCATCTCGGATCAGTGGATCATCACGGCCGGGCACTGCTTCCACGACGGCGACGGCAACCGCGTCGACGGCGAGCCGCGCTATCAGGTCGCCGCGACGGCGGGCCAGGCGACGTTGTCCGGCGACGACGGGATCACGGTGGACGTCGTCGAGGTCGTGCAAAGCGAGGAAGTCGACGTCGCCATCGCCAAGCTCGCCGAACCGGTTGCCGACATCGAGCCGCTGAAGATCAGCGAAAGCGCGCCGGCCGAGGGTGACGTCGTGCGCCTCGTCGGCTGGGGCTCTTCGGACGCCACCGCCGACCTGAGCCACCGGCCCGACCGGATGCAGACCGGCCAGTTCACCGTCACCGGGTCCGACGATCAGATCGTGAACTTCACCGGCTATCTGCCGAAGCGCGACGTCAGCGCGTGTCCTTACGACTCGGGCGCCCCGTTCTTCGCCGAGTCGGAGGACGGCACCTACGAGCTCGTCGCGACCGAAATCGGCGGCCCCGACTGCCCGCACGCGGAGGAAGAGATCGCCGCGAGGTCCGACGTGCTCCACGACTGGATCAAGGAACACGTCCGGTTGCCGTGA